Sequence from the Phragmites australis chromosome 11, lpPhrAust1.1, whole genome shotgun sequence genome:
CGCTGGCATGCTGGACTGCCGCCCCTGCGCCACGCCCGTCGACAACGCCGGGAAGCTCTCCGCCACCGACGGCACACCACTAAGCTCCGACGATGCCTCTGCATATTGCAGCATTGTGGGGGCCTTGCAGTACCTGACAATGACTCGTCCAGACTTGCAATATGCTGTTCAACAAGCTTGCTTGCACATGCATGCGCCGACGTCTGCACATCAGCAACTCGTCAAGAGAATTCTTCGGTATGTCCGTGGCAGCTGGGAGCTCGGGCTTCATCTCTGCGCCACAAGCAAACTCGACCTGGTCGCGTTCTCGGACGCCGACTGGGCAGGCTGCCCCGACACTCGTCGATCCACATCCGGCTACTGCGTGTTCATCGGTGATGCCCTGGtctcatggtcatccaagaggCAAACCACTGTGTCACGATCCAGCGCGGAAGCGGAGTACCGCGGTGTCACCAATGCAGTGGCCGAGTGCACATGGCTCCGTCAACTCCTTGGTGAACTTGGACGTCCAGTCGAAAAAGCTACGATCGTGTATTGCGACAACATGTCGGCGTGCTACATGAGCTCCAATCCGGTGTATCATTGACGCACAAAGCACATCGAGCTGGACGTGCACTTTGTCCGGAAGAAGGTGGCCATCGGCCAATGTCGCGTGCTACATGTGCCAACTGCTCAGCAATATGCAGACATCATGACGAAGGGACTGCCGACAGCAAACTTCGAAGAATTCAGAACCAGTTTGTGCGTCTCCGGGAACGACGACGTACCAACTACCGGGGGGTGTTAGCTGTATAGATGCCCACGTTCCTGAGAACTCGCTCCTCCTGAAGTCTAGCTCGTTGGTTAGTTAGTTAGCTGACATATTCAAAGGCTGTACATGTATAAGTATACAACACCAGAGGCAATACAATTTAGTTGTTGCGCTCCATCTGCTACCACATCGCTTACATCCACCTCCTTTTCCTTAGGCCCGGGAGTCCCCAGCTCCACTGCACGTAGTTGGAAAATTCTCTGTCCTACTCGATGCCTCTCGCACTTCGAGCTGGTGCTTTGCAAGATGTTGGAAGTCCTTTCAAGACCAGAGATGGTGCTTGAAAGGACTTCCAACATCTTCAGACTAGGTTTCTGAAAAGTTGGGAACGAGAGGAAggtttataaaatctatttttttatttttttaaatttacatTCGGTTACCGTGATTTTTGACAGTAACCGTCCGTAAGTTAAACATGGCGAGAGGGCTTAAGCCACTGAACTAGGCCACGCCTGACTTCAACTGGACTGTACCAGTTTTCTAGCCCAGCATCACACATTTCAAGTTATTTTACATCACATGATTTGGTTTTCGACCGACCTGTACGCACGATCACGGGCAAGATTAAGTACAACGACTCTAGCTCGTACTGGTTCGCATCAGGTGCATGGCTCGACATGATCTGGCACCAAACGGATGGCCACGCAGGGAGGCAGTCCGGGGAACACAGTACAGAATCCATTAGTTTCAGGTCCGACCTGCACATCAAGACGTCCAACATCGCCGTGCATGCCTTCATCCGCACGTACCAAACACGAGCGACGTGTATAACTAATCCGATGGGGATCTCCGCGCCAGCACAGGTCCGTCTCGCCGGACTGATTGGCATCGCCGAGCCGAAACACGCACCTAAAAGTCTCTCCGATTCGTTTGGGCGTCGGCGTCGCGGACGCACTTGCTTGTTTCTCCTCTTTTCAGCCAGTTGCCGTGGCCTCGGGCCGTGGGTGCGTGATGCGTTATTTAGAGTAGTGACGGATCGGAGTCATTGGGCCTCTCCCTCatcttctttcctttctctGCTTCTTCTCTTCCCTTCTTTTTCCACTTACACGTCTATTTCACAAACTCATCACTGTTTTAAGTTCTTTCTAACAAAACTACTACTTCTGTAATTCCGACAGTCTACCGTTTGAAATTTACTATTCACTAATAGTACTGTTTATGGATATAGAGGTCTTCTGTTTCTTAAAAAATCAGTAGTCttttatttctaaaaaatcctataaatttttgtacatgttccataatcaaTTTggaacccattttaattggattcacacaaaaatcctttgtagaatttaaattaaaattcttaaaaatgctacttttataacttctaccaattgttagggccttaaataaaatatcaaaaatatgataaaattcactaatattcttattatatgatgaataatttctaaaattatctttatccctaggttatatggtgaaaaattgatttcctttgtaatgctttatttCCATCTATTTTATCACgttgtatataaatagagcattacaaagaaattCACTTTTCACTATATAAACTATAGCTGaaaataaatttagaaattattacgtcATATagtaagaatattagtgaatgtttctagatttttggattttatttaagGTCCTAGCCAtcgttagaagttataaaagtagtctttttgataatttaaatttaaattctaagTAGGActtttggtgaatccaattaaaatggattgcatatagattataaaacatatataaaaagttctataattttttgagaaacagaagaccaccgtgcTCATAAACAATAATATTGATGAACAGTGAATTCCGAATAGCATAATGATAGAATAGTACGAGTGGTAGTTTTGTGAGAAGGAACTAAAATAGTGGTGTGTTtgtgaaatagaaaaaaaatgctagTTTTGTGACTATTAGACTAAGAAAATGTTGGGTTTGTAAaattaactaaaaaaaataaaagatccAGATGTGTCCGGGGTAGGAGGGCTTTAGGCTGTGTTTGGTGGTTGGGTTgaggttttttatttttggttaaAAAGTTGACTTTTGTTTTCTGGctaatagtttttttattagtttttataataaatttttagcttctcagcacgtAAAAATTAAAAGCTCATTTTAACTGATTTttaacttttagtttattttctcaacaaccagtttttgaatttttcaaaaACTAACTTCTCAATAGCATATTTAATTGGACCTTCTGAGCCAAACAGGGCCTGAGCCCCTCCGCCGCCCGGACGTGCGTACGTGCACGGTCGCGGTGGACCAAGTTCTGTTAAAGCTGTGCTGAAGAAGCAACGCTATGGACTGTGTGACACTTTTTTTTTCCGCCTTTTTGGTGTTAGTTTCTTCCTCAAGACGGCGATGGTTAGCTCGATTGGAAAGGGATAGACCCGTAAGAACAAAGCAAGCTAGTAGCTTCATTGTGAAATAAGGGTTCTTATCCGTTAACCATATGAGAAATGAGATATGACCTTACTGAAAATGTATGGCAAAATTACCGCAATCTGAAGGTGCTGCAACAGGTTGAATTCTGAAATTTACACAAGATTAGGTGCCTGGCTCCCGTAGTCAACTCATGCTCGTTCACTGATCAGAGCACATCGAACCGGTCGGCGGGCAAATTGGAACGGGAGCAAGGCACTCAGCTCCGGGCGTCCAGGCGCCCGGACTCACCCTGCTAAAAAATGTCGTTGCCCAAATGCGTGTGTAGGCGTTTGGATCAACACCAATGCTTTTGCTCTCCTAGGCTAGCATGCGCTTTTACCTTCAGGGCATATTTGTTTGAACCAGTTTCTAGCTTCTACTTCTGTCAGAGGTTAGAAGTTACAAATCCAAACAAATAGATCGTTGAAAGTAATTTTTGGAGAAAtcagaaatttattttttttaaaataaactagaagatGAAAATTTAATTGAgagtagttttttaaaaaaaaatagtgtgctaagaagctaaaaaatattataaaaataaattgctAAAATTCGAAAACAACTTTTCaacaaaactaaaaacacaatttttcaaaaaaaaactaaaaacacaatttttcaaaaaaaactaaaaacagaaaCTTAAATAAACAAGCTCTCATTTTCACACCCCTACGGTGACGGCGAAATCCTCCGCAGAATATTGGCGCCATCCAAACGGGCCCACAATCCCCAACACTGCTCTGCACCGTGCGCGGCAAGACACAATTCGCACGGCGCGGCGAACGGCCTCGGCTGTCCCCCCACTCCTGTTAACAGCCTGCCACTCCGCAGACACGCGGGCCCCACTGCATCGGCCGCCCGATCGCTCCCCGCCCGCCGCTGCATGCGGCGGCCTATGTAAACGCGCCCCGGCGCCAGCCCGCACGCACCGAGCATCATTCTACCcgcgccacctccctctccctccttcaAGTCTCTCCCCCAGCCCCAAATCCGCGTCTCAAAGCGAGCGCGCACTCCGGCAGTGGAGGCGAATTAAGAGGTGAgtgatgtgtttggttctaaGCTTCCGCTCGATTGGGATCGGCTTTTTGTTGCTCTACGCTTCGGTCATTCATTTGGGATGTGCGTTTGGTCGATCCGGCCGTTGTTTTGCGTGTGGTTTGATCGTTGTAGTTCTTGAGATCGTAACTGGATTGAAAGTTTCAGTTCTACACGACGCGGAACAAGTTGCAGATGGGACTCATTGGCTACTCTCTGATTGCTTATTGCGATTTTTCTGTTTGAATCTGGATCGTGttcggctagtttttggggttgAGTTGAGCAATATGCTTCGTGGTCGTGTATGTTTTCTGCAGTCCCTTTCGCTCCAGAGATTTACTGCGGTTTTTCTTCGATTTTCCATGACATTTTGATTCGATTTGGTTGCAGAGACAAGTTGTCTGCGGAGCGGAGAGGGACAGGGAGCAGCACGCCATGGAAGCTCTCCTCCCCCTTGCCCAGCCCAGCGGCCTGTACGCGGCGTTTGGGCCCAAGCAGTTCGGCTTCGGAGATCCACGGTTCGCTTCCAGCCTCTCCTCACCCAACCTGCTTACCAACGGCGACGATCTCTTCTACGGATactccacctcctccccttTCGTTTCCGGCTACGGCCGCGGGCTTTCCACGCCGTCGCCGCGCGCCGCCTCGCTCTCCCGCGGCTCCTCCGACTCCGACTCTGTCATCGACGACGGGGAcgacgcggccgccgccgcggagcaCCGCCTCCGCCTCGCCCGCCTCGCGCTCCAGTACCAGGAGGTGGCCAGCCGCTACGAGCTCTGCCTCACGCACCTCGCCGACGCCAGCGACGAGGCGGCAGCGCTCCGCCGGGAGAATGAGGAGCTCCGCGTCGCCAACGGCGACCTTGCGCGCTGCATCGCCATGGTTGGCGGCAAGCAGAGCtccgccctcgccctcgccgaCGAGCTCCGCGGTCTCCACCTCGCCGACGAGCAGGCCAAGGCCATGCCACCACcacttccgccgccgccgccagccgcACAGATGCTACCCCTCCCCCCGGGAGAGAAGCACGCGATGCTGCCGAAGAGCATTTCCGTCCGTTCGACCGGCTACCTCAAGATGAACCAGAACGGCAAGCATCGCGTGTCCAAGCCGACGAACGTGGGCTCGGTGAGATCAGTCCCCAATCCACTTCCTCCGTTGTGACCGAGTCTAGTGGTCAATCGGTCCATGAGTCTTACCTGTTCGTCTGTTGTTCTCAACGCGGCCATGCAAGCAGCAGCGCGTGTTCGTGGGCATGGACGGCGCCGCGAAGGGGGAAGAGCACAAGGGTGGGAAGGAGAAGAAGCTTAATGGCGGGCTGGAGTTCGAGGTGTACAACCAGGGCATGCTCAAGACGGAGCTGTGCAACAAGTGGGAGGAGACCAGCGCGTGCCCGTACGGCGACCAGTGCCAGTTCGCGCACGGCATCGCCGAGCTCCGCCCCGTCATCCGCCACCCGCGCTACAAGACCGAGGTCTGCCGAATGGTGCTCGCCGGCGACGTCTGCCCCTACGGCCACCGCTGCCACTTTCGCCACTCCATCACCCCCGCCGACCGCCGCGTCCTGCGCCCCTGATTATGTCAGTCCATCACCAACCGCCACTCTCTCACTATGTCATTGTCACAGTCGTAAAAAAACTATGTCATTATCAAAGACGAGGCAGAAAATTAGAGCCGTAAATAAGGTGTAGTTAGATACGCGACATAGAAAACGATATTGAGTTACACACAGGCAAGATGTGAATATAGAGATCTAGACACCGAGCTGTTCATACGGGGCTGATCCGGTCATCAAATATGTGAATTATGTTGGGGTTAATTGTATTTGGAATATGGTTTACTATTCCGGTATATGTTAATGCCATTATCCTAGTTGCGTTTTTTGGGCGAATCGGGCGATAAATTGCTCAACTCCTGTAAGTAAACTAAGTAAGGCTGTTATCTGAATATTTCATTGATGTGTTGAACACTTGCACACTTGGCAAATGCGAGCGTCTTCAGTTGTATTGTTTCTGAACATTTAAAGCAGTGAATTATATTTCTGATGAGGAACATATGTAGCTTGTATAGGTGGCATTCTGCCTGCCTCCAGTTTCTGGTGCTCTTTGTTTTCTGCAGACGATCTTGCTGTCCTAATTTACAGTCTATCATTTGCAACGGCCGGTGATTTTCCTGACATTACAATGGCTGCTTGGCTGGTACTTATGTATGAACAAGTGATAACTGTGTTCTTTTCATCTTGCGTCCTAAAATCTGCTCTGCTCGGTGCAGCTCTGCCTTGCTGTCTCTGTAGCTTGATTCGCAGTGCAGACAAGTTTGGTCTCTACCGCGGAAGTCAATAGTGGGATTACACTTTACAAAACCCAACATAAACTTATCCATTTCTTTCATGCCTGCCAGATTATCCATGTTTCAGAATTCAGACCATAGGAAATGCAACCAGTGTCTTCTCTGGTCCGGTCTGTACGTTTAAGTGTACAGGGGGAGTCCAGCGCCGAGACAGAATGAATGCTGGTCGAACGAAGTGAATCACGTGAGGGTGCGGTTGGGGCTCAACAGCAGATGCAATTTGTTGCCTATACTCCACAGAAGGCCTTGAGTTTATCTTGGTGGCGAGCGCCTTCTTCAGAAACACAGAAGCGGACGAAGTCGTCGTTGCAATGGGGCTTGAAACGGGGAGGGTGCTGGTCGTCCACAAGTTCATCGGGCGCCTGGATCTTGAAGCTGGGGACCGAGAACAGGATGGCGGAGTACCTGGTGACATCCCCACTGACGGTGACCCGATGAAATGGCGCGTACAGACGGTCATTTGTCCATGCCTAGAGAATGTGAAAAATCAGATGTCAGGAGACGTGATCAGTGCAGAAATGGATTGTTTAAACCATAAGAAAAGCTAGAACTTGGTGAGCAATGCAGACATGATCTATGGTTCCATAATGATTTAGGCAGGCTTAGATTCTGCAATGTAGGAGTAGGAACACAATGCCTGATATACCCATGCACATGATTCCAGTGCTCTGTGTCTTAGTAAACAATACAAGCAGGTCTGGAAAATTATGTCAAGTAGCAGCGAAGGTGTCGGTTAATTCGAGCGCAAACGAAACTCATATGCTGATCTCTTAGGAGTAGGCCATCATCTTATCACTCCTGACACCTGCATATTATTGCGGCTGACAATGTTTTCTGAATGGTTGCAACAGTGCAAGGCAAGTTAAGCAATGGTCCACTTTTGCCTAAGGGTAGCCGTTCAATTTCCAGTTTTCCACAACAGAACTGAGCAATCTAGCTACTTGCTATCAGTCTGCTCAATGAAACTTGCTAGCATTCTTGCTTAATCAGCTCAAATGACTGGGATCACCAGCAACCGCGAGAGTTGTTGCATTGCAACCTCTTGCCAACTGAAATTAGGGAGGGAAACAGAACTAACTGCAGTGATCAATGCGTACCCGGAGTGCGTTGCCGGCGATGACGACGAGCGAGGTCGGCGACGGCTTGACGAGGATCCACTCCCCGTCCCTCGTCTGCACCTCCAGCCCCTCCACCGCGCGCTGGCACACCACGCTGAGCGAGTTGGTGTCCTGATGCGACAGGTACCCGAGCGCCTTTTCCGCGGCGTTGGGCGCCTTGTACTCGGACATCCGGAACAGGTGCCACGTCGACTCGTCCAGCGGCTCGTGGTACTTGGCCACCCCTAGCCCCTCCATCACCATCCTCCGCACCGCCTCCTCCAGCTCGGTGATCCGCTTCGCCGCGCCATGGACGGTCTCGCTGCACGCGCAGCGAAAGCCGTAAGCGTCGGTCGTCTTGCGGGAGCAGTCCTTGGGCAAGAAACAAGAGGTCTTATACTAACCAGAAGCtagcgtcgccgccgccgtcgggcCACACGAGGTCGGCGAAGGCGCGGACGGGATCCGGCTTGGAGCCGTCAACGATGGCGAGGCTCTCGTAGGCGTCGAGGCCCGGGAGGCCGCCGAGGTAGCCGTGGAAGGGCTTGTCGGCGCCGTAGTAGTTGCGGCGCTTGACGTCGACGGGCAGCGCGAACAGCGGCCTGACGGCGGTGTCGAAGAGCGCGGCGCGGAGCTCCGGGGTCAGGGGCGGGTAGCGCGCTTCGAAGCAGCCGAAGGAGGCCAGCGCGTCCATCACCTGGGAGCGCACCTCCGACCAGGTCCCGGTGCCGGGCGCCGACGGCTCGACGCCAGAGAAGTCGATCCAAGGGAGCTGCATCGCCTCGCCGCTCATGCTCACCTGCGTCAGCTCTCTGTGTGTTCGATTCAGATAGCGATGGGTTTGCTTCCCGTCGTGGTTGGTGGCCGCCATGGTTGACTTCCCCTGCCCTGCATGTGGAAATGGAAAGATTCTCTCTTCCAAGAGAGGAATAGAAATGTGCCTGATAATTCCAGCACTAGCCAGAACTCGGCCCTGGGACAAGCCCACTGGGTTCATGTTTTAGTGCAAATCACCGATGTTCTCTCTTCCAAAAGAGGAATAGAAATGCAACCCGGTCAGTCAAATCCTCGGTCACTGATGTCTACATGCACGAAAGCTTCAAGTTACCTCAATCTTCTCTCCGATTAGACCTGACGATGACTCTGTTTTTGCTTAAGCAACAGCATATCATTGTTTTGTCTGGATCATCTCCTGCCAAGCATTTCAAAAGCAGATGGGAAGTTTCAAACAAGCAAGGTCTCGGAAATGTTTCAAGTAGCAGCAAAAGTATCGCCCAATTCGAGCGTGGGTCTTCTATTCTGAGGACTTATCCTGGCAAATACTAGCGGTTAGAAGATTCTTGTTCGGATTAGGATAGTATCGTGTGGTCAGTCTATATCTTTATGATCAGGATTTTTATCATAAAAGAGATTTTCATGATTAAAGGGATTTCCACAACAATTGATCAACAAGACATCACAAATTTCTGAGTGATATATATGCTTTCGAGGGGATGTCATGTCTCGTTCGCATAGAAGATGGCAATGGTCAGTAAACCTAAAGGGTACATGGGCGCCTCTACTACTTATCCAGAAAATAACGAgaacgatgaggatgatgatttcatgccaccaataccTTGACGTTCTAGTAGCAATATAGAAGAAGGTTCAATGATCATCGTAAGAGGACGTTCATGCACCACAACAAGATGGCGTACAACCGACAAAGAAATAGGACATGCTACTACCATGATAGCTtaagatgacgacgacgatgatgatttcGTGCCACAATGACCCCTTCATCCGAGGGCTCCATCTCTGAAGGACATTGACGACCCTAAAAATAATGGTGAATTTGCTGGTAACTATCCTTATAACTTTTCATTACCATATTgaagacgacaaccatcttaccttgGTAGTATTAACTGGCATAGCTAGGATTCTTCTGCTAATTTGCGTCGTCACTTTCCTCCGCCGTCTTAAAATGATCTAGTTATTCAACATATATACGCTATGCACTATGCAAATACCATGCatgactatttattttatttatctttCTATTTTATTAGTTCAGTTTGATGGGTATATagttagtgtcttatattaatgtactatgttatgaactatttatgaattttatgtctaatcaatgtgatggtaagtttattatattaacgtactatccaaacataattctttccaacatatgaaaAGTATTTATgaactcaggctttagacacgctAATGCTTATGCTAGTGCCCTCTTATGACTAATGTTGTAGCACGAGCATCTTGAGGACTAGCATAGACGTTGTATCACTAGCACCTCAGGGACTAACATTAATTACAGCTCTAGCATCAAccatgtgattgtatgaaccaTTCAATCTCGGGTtgtgcttgctttaggatgaatgcttaaatcaggctttgactttggattaagatcaaatgGATAGATGCTACTTCTATACCCACTCAATATTAATAGCTTTCATAGAGAATGTTTTTATAGGATTCCACGTCTCCATGCGAAGAAAATAATAACTCATTACTGAActtttgcaaaataaaataacCACACTAAACAACAACTTTCACAAAGAATCTCAACCAATCATCAAtaccataatttttttagttttcataAGGAATCATATGCTCCAGCTCCCAGCCAAACCCATGTactcagtccatgcactagcactcagccaccataaataaccccaccctcatccatggataaaCCACTACTTCTTTagctctctcaactacaatgtcttcctcagctccaccaatcctacccaagaaatattaggggattttcaCCCCCAGAGTGTCGAACACCGATGTGTTTCTGTGGCAACCCTTGTAGGTTTCATGAGTCCtaagacatctcctacacctatagcctacgcttcttcatgtgtgccaactaccagtacgataaGTCTCGACATAgaccgtacgagtacccaccagTATAGCGACGTATATCCCTAATGTGGTACTTTTCTTACGATTTCATGCATTGTCTTACTTAATCTCCcctcttcttttatttgtaCAGTCACCTCCACCAATATATGACTTCATAGAATGGCTGGATATGGAGCAAATTACGCACCAGAAGCAATGGGTCGATATGAGCATACGATGGAGGAGGAAAGCGTATGAACTCTGatagtacgagcaacaacaggagtAACTACAGctcaagcgtcaggaggaggagcgtgtgAGGCACGCGaaacagagagggagaggaagcgggagagggcctgtCGCGCTAAAGCGAATGACCCCAATGCCCTGCgaaagggtaaatatcctagTTATACTCGGTAGAAATCATCTATTATAACATggtctatttttattccctaaggtATGTTTGGTTTAGTAGTGACACGCTATTAAGTTAATTTTAGACGTACCATACATGTCAATATTTGTTGTCGTTATCTCTTTTTGGTATAGTCCATTGCTGCACTGACGAAAATCCTATATCCCGTATAATATTTATCAGTGTATGTAACATCTATACCAGATTATATGATAATcgtacttcacaactattattgtttgACAATTAGAATTTATATCCCACaacgttacttcactaaaaaattacctaCACATatacattaaatgaataataaaatatcaacAAATTACATTTGAACAAATTTACACAAACTCACTCATCCAgttcatttctttatttattcgctcgTGCACTAATAAAATAAAGTTGTGCTACTACACTCTATTCAGCCCCGCTATCACAAGTAGGTACTGTACTCTACGCAGAGAAATGACACGAAAtaacactcactcatcaagttca
This genomic interval carries:
- the LOC133885636 gene encoding zinc finger CCCH domain-containing protein 39-like isoform X2, translated to MEALLPLAQPSGLYAAFGPKQFGFGDPRFASSLSSPNLLTNGDDLFYGYSTSSPFVSGYGRGLSTPSPRAASLSRGSSDSDSVIDDGDDAAAAAEHRLRLARLALQYQEVASRYELCLTHLADASDEAAALRRENEELRVANGDLARCIAMVGGKQSSALALADELRGLHLADEQAKAMPPPLPPPPPAAQMLPLPPGEKHAMLPKSISVRSTGYLKMNQNGKHRVSKPTNVGSRVFVGMDGAAKGEEHKGGKEKKLNGGLEFEVYNQGMLKTELCNKWEETSACPYGDQCQFAHGIAELRPVIRHPRYKTEVCRMVLAGDVCPYGHRCHFRHSITPADRRVLRP
- the LOC133885636 gene encoding zinc finger CCCH domain-containing protein 39-like isoform X1 — translated: MEALLPLAQPSGLYAAFGPKQFGFGDPRFASSLSSPNLLTNGDDLFYGYSTSSPFVSGYGRGLSTPSPRAASLSRGSSDSDSVIDDGDDAAAAAEHRLRLARLALQYQEVASRYELCLTHLADASDEAAALRRENEELRVANGDLARCIAMVGGKQSSALALADELRGLHLADEQAKAMPPPLPPPPPAAQMLPLPPGEKHAMLPKSISVRSTGYLKMNQNGKHRVSKPTNVGSQRVFVGMDGAAKGEEHKGGKEKKLNGGLEFEVYNQGMLKTELCNKWEETSACPYGDQCQFAHGIAELRPVIRHPRYKTEVCRMVLAGDVCPYGHRCHFRHSITPADRRVLRP
- the LOC133885635 gene encoding probable 2-oxoglutarate-dependent dioxygenase AOP1; translated protein: MNPVGLSQGRVLASAGIIRHISIPLLEERIFPFPHAGQGKSTMAATNHDGKQTHRYLNRTHRELTQVSMSGEAMQLPWIDFSGVEPSAPGTGTWSEVRSQVMDALASFGCFEARYPPLTPELRAALFDTAVRPLFALPVDVKRRNYYGADKPFHGYLGGLPGLDAYESLAIVDGSKPDPVRAFADLVWPDGGGDASFCETVHGAAKRITELEEAVRRMVMEGLGVAKYHEPLDESTWHLFRMSEYKAPNAAEKALGYLSHQDTNSLSVVCQRAVEGLEVQTRDGEWILVKPSPTSLVVIAGNALRAWTNDRLYAPFHRVTVSGDVTRYSAILFSVPSFKIQAPDELVDDQHPPRFKPHCNDDFVRFCVSEEGARHQDKLKAFCGV